From a region of the Sporosarcina ureilytica genome:
- a CDS encoding ATP-dependent Clp protease ATP-binding subunit, which translates to MQGEQEERTPLEQYGRNLVEDVKNGKLDPVIGRDEEIRNAIRILSRKTKNNPVLIGEPGVGKTAIVEGLAQRIVKGDVPEGLKGKEIFELDMSALIAGAKYRGEFEERLKAVLKQVKDSEGQIIMFIDEIHTIVGAGKLDGAMDAGNMLKPMLARGELYCIGATTLDEYRMYIEKDPALERRFQQVMVREPSVEDTVSILRGLKEMFELHHGVRIHDRAIVAASTLSNRYLTERFLPDKAIDLIDEASAMIRTEIDSMPQELDAVTRRIMQLEIEEQALTKEKDAASQNRLSSLREELQQLKDSSADMRAQWEAEKKTLNDIQEKRSRLDRLRRELEDAENRYDLNKAAELRHGKIPAVEAQLKEMEASLLDGQESRLLREEVTEEEIATIVARWTGIPVTKLVEGEREKLLRLKETLEERVIGQDDAVGLVTEAVWRARAGIQDPNKPIGSFLFLGPTGVGKTELAKTLAATLFDSEDHFIRIDMSEYMEKHSVSRLVGAPPGYVGYEEGGQLTEAVRRNPYAVVLLDEIEKAHPDVANILLQALDDGRITDSQGRLVNFTNTVIIMTSNIGSAYLLDGVGDTEEHAVEDLVMFELRKHFKPELLNRMDDIIIFHSLTGDSFKRIAHKMLNELAERLAEQEVTITYGEDVLNWIVERGTDAEFGARPLKRFIQRHVETMVAKEIIKGDVGPGNELTLSMKEGQLQIGKTK; encoded by the coding sequence ATGCAAGGGGAACAAGAGGAGCGGACTCCGCTAGAACAATACGGACGTAATCTTGTTGAAGACGTTAAAAATGGAAAACTAGATCCCGTTATCGGACGAGATGAAGAAATTCGCAATGCGATTCGGATTTTATCGAGAAAAACGAAAAATAATCCAGTACTTATAGGCGAACCAGGTGTCGGAAAGACGGCCATTGTAGAAGGATTGGCTCAAAGAATTGTTAAAGGGGACGTACCTGAAGGATTAAAAGGGAAAGAGATATTCGAACTGGATATGAGTGCGCTAATCGCGGGTGCCAAGTATCGGGGAGAGTTTGAAGAAAGATTGAAAGCTGTTTTGAAACAAGTGAAAGATAGCGAAGGGCAAATTATCATGTTTATCGATGAAATCCATACGATTGTAGGCGCTGGAAAGTTGGACGGCGCAATGGATGCAGGCAATATGCTAAAACCGATGTTGGCACGTGGAGAGCTTTATTGTATCGGTGCCACAACACTTGATGAGTATCGGATGTACATTGAAAAAGACCCAGCGCTTGAACGCCGTTTTCAGCAAGTGATGGTGCGCGAGCCGTCTGTTGAAGATACGGTTTCTATTTTACGGGGGCTAAAGGAAATGTTCGAGCTGCATCACGGTGTACGGATTCATGACCGTGCCATTGTTGCGGCATCCACTTTATCGAATCGCTATTTAACGGAAAGATTTTTGCCCGATAAAGCAATCGATTTAATCGATGAAGCGAGTGCGATGATTCGGACGGAAATTGACTCGATGCCTCAAGAATTAGACGCGGTAACTAGAAGAATCATGCAACTTGAAATTGAAGAGCAAGCCCTCACCAAAGAGAAAGATGCGGCTAGTCAAAATCGTTTATCATCACTACGAGAAGAGTTACAGCAATTAAAAGATTCCTCGGCTGATATGCGTGCACAATGGGAAGCGGAAAAGAAAACATTGAATGATATACAAGAAAAGCGTAGCCGTTTAGACCGCTTGCGTCGTGAATTAGAAGATGCGGAAAATCGTTATGATTTAAATAAAGCGGCTGAACTTCGTCACGGAAAAATTCCTGCAGTAGAAGCCCAATTAAAAGAAATGGAAGCCTCTTTATTGGATGGGCAAGAATCTCGATTATTACGCGAAGAAGTTACGGAAGAAGAAATTGCAACGATTGTTGCAAGGTGGACGGGAATCCCTGTGACAAAGCTTGTAGAAGGTGAAAGGGAAAAGTTACTGCGGTTGAAAGAAACGCTAGAAGAACGAGTCATCGGACAAGACGACGCGGTAGGGCTCGTGACAGAAGCTGTTTGGCGTGCACGTGCCGGGATTCAAGACCCCAATAAGCCAATTGGTTCGTTTCTGTTTTTAGGGCCAACGGGTGTAGGAAAAACAGAACTTGCTAAGACACTTGCCGCTACTTTATTTGACTCTGAAGATCATTTTATTCGAATTGATATGTCCGAATATATGGAGAAACATAGTGTATCGAGGCTTGTCGGTGCACCTCCAGGATATGTTGGTTATGAGGAAGGCGGCCAGTTAACGGAAGCAGTTAGGAGAAATCCATACGCTGTTGTGTTATTAGATGAAATTGAAAAAGCACATCCCGACGTCGCGAATATTCTTTTGCAAGCCTTGGATGATGGTCGAATTACCGATAGTCAAGGTAGACTCGTTAATTTCACGAACACCGTCATTATTATGACGTCCAATATCGGGTCGGCTTATTTATTAGATGGGGTAGGGGATACTGAAGAGCATGCAGTTGAAGACCTTGTCATGTTTGAATTAAGAAAGCATTTTAAACCCGAGTTACTCAATAGAATGGATGACATTATTATTTTCCATTCATTAACCGGTGATTCATTTAAACGAATTGCACATAAAATGCTTAACGAACTTGCGGAGCGGTTGGCGGAGCAAGAAGTGACGATTACTTACGGAGAAGACGTGCTAAATTGGATTGTTGAACGAGGGACCGATGCAGAATTTGGTGCCCGGCCATTAAAAAGGTTTATCCAAAGACACGTGGAAACCATGGTCGCTAAGGAAATCATTAAAGGGGACGTAGGGCCTGGGAATGAACTTACGCTTTCTATGAAAGAGGGTCAACTTCAAATAGGAAAAACTAAATAA
- a CDS encoding metal-sulfur cluster assembly factor, with translation MSQEMKDSMMGAIENVIDPELGIDIVNLGLIYDVELDDEGKAIVTMTLTSMGCPMGPQIVSNIKQELMELPEVKDVEVNIVWNPPWSKDKMSRYAKMALGVR, from the coding sequence ATGAGTCAAGAGATGAAAGATAGTATGATGGGTGCAATCGAAAACGTAATTGACCCGGAACTTGGTATAGATATTGTAAACCTTGGACTTATTTATGATGTAGAATTAGACGATGAAGGTAAGGCAATCGTAACGATGACACTTACATCAATGGGATGTCCGATGGGGCCGCAAATTGTATCAAATATTAAACAAGAACTTATGGAGCTTCCAGAAGTAAAAGACGTAGAAGTGAATATCGTCTGGAATCCTCCATGGTCTAAAGATAAAATGTCACGCTATGCAAAAATGGCGTTAGGCGTTAGATAA
- a CDS encoding prolyl oligopeptidase family serine peptidase, whose protein sequence is MIIKEEMWRNIPLLHIVDSEFENENVPVAIFLHGFTSAKEHNLHYAYNLAKKGIRVLLPDAHLHGVRSENLDEAELALRFWEIVMTNIEELNILYNEIKERGLSDSEKIGVGGTSMGGISTLGSLKIYDWIDASIIMMGAPGFVDLAKAQIREFEQKGFTLPITIEEKKQLLEHISLFDITKHPSALKGRPVYFWHGKNDQVVPYGPTFKFYEEVKEMYADKPDDFVFITDKSAAHAVTRPGMLDAVSWLACHLNE, encoded by the coding sequence ATGATTATTAAAGAAGAAATGTGGCGCAACATCCCACTTTTACATATTGTCGATAGTGAATTTGAAAATGAAAATGTGCCAGTTGCTATTTTTTTACATGGATTTACGAGTGCAAAAGAGCATAACTTACATTATGCTTATAATCTTGCGAAAAAAGGGATTCGTGTGCTGCTCCCTGATGCTCATTTACACGGCGTTCGTTCTGAAAACCTTGACGAAGCAGAACTTGCTTTGCGTTTTTGGGAAATCGTTATGACAAATATTGAAGAACTAAATATTTTATACAATGAAATAAAGGAACGTGGCCTTTCCGACTCCGAAAAAATAGGGGTAGGCGGGACTTCCATGGGAGGTATTTCTACGCTCGGTTCACTTAAAATTTACGACTGGATAGATGCATCTATCATTATGATGGGGGCGCCTGGTTTTGTAGATTTAGCCAAAGCGCAAATTCGTGAATTTGAACAAAAAGGATTTACGTTACCAATAACAATAGAAGAGAAAAAGCAATTGTTAGAACATATCTCTCTATTTGATATTACAAAACATCCTTCCGCCTTAAAGGGAAGACCAGTTTATTTTTGGCACGGTAAAAATGACCAAGTTGTCCCTTATGGACCGACCTTTAAATTTTATGAAGAAGTAAAAGAAATGTATGCAGATAAACCAGATGATTTTGTTTTTATTACCGATAAAAGCGCAGCGCATGCCGTAACACGACCAGGCATGTTAGATGCTGTCAGTTGGCTTGCATGTCATTTGAATGAATAA
- a CDS encoding Cof-type HAD-IIB family hydrolase, giving the protein MKPHLIVLDLDGTLLTDDKVITEKTVQSIQKAKQLGHHVMFATGRPYRATEYYYHQLGLNTPVVNFNGAFVHHPLDTSWKTIHETLSLSVVKEVMEAMQQFPWQNIIAEVKDDVYVHHHDEKVLDNFKMGQPNVTTGDIQRYLKDDPTSILIQADESDIKTIQSHLSQVHAEVVGHRFWNSPWGHVVEVFRSGLSKAAGLAHVSKWMDIPKERIIAFGDENNDLEMIDYVGHGVAMANGIDELKSIADEVTTATNNEDGIAEVLNNRLKL; this is encoded by the coding sequence TTGAAACCACATTTAATCGTTCTCGACTTAGACGGAACGTTACTAACAGATGATAAAGTGATTACAGAAAAAACAGTACAATCGATACAAAAAGCAAAACAACTTGGGCACCACGTCATGTTCGCTACTGGAAGACCTTATCGTGCAACGGAGTATTATTATCATCAACTAGGGTTAAATACCCCAGTCGTTAATTTTAACGGAGCCTTTGTGCATCACCCACTTGATACCTCTTGGAAAACGATTCATGAAACGCTCTCTCTATCCGTTGTGAAGGAAGTAATGGAAGCGATGCAACAATTTCCTTGGCAAAATATTATCGCGGAAGTTAAAGACGATGTTTATGTACATCATCATGACGAAAAAGTATTAGATAATTTTAAAATGGGGCAACCGAATGTGACGACTGGTGACATTCAACGATATTTAAAAGATGACCCTACATCCATACTGATTCAAGCTGATGAATCAGATATCAAAACGATTCAATCACATTTAAGCCAAGTACATGCTGAAGTCGTTGGTCACCGTTTTTGGAATTCACCTTGGGGCCATGTCGTTGAAGTGTTTCGCAGCGGACTCAGTAAAGCGGCTGGCCTAGCACACGTCTCCAAATGGATGGATATTCCAAAAGAACGTATCATTGCTTTTGGCGATGAAAACAATGACCTTGAAATGATAGACTATGTCGGTCATGGTGTCGCAATGGCAAATGGCATTGATGAACTGAAGTCAATCGCAGACGAAGTGACGACGGCCACAAATAATGAAGACGGGATTGCCGAAGTCTTGAACAATCGGTTAAAATTATAG
- a CDS encoding DegV family protein — protein MRIFADSASDLPKSFFDEEQVDLISLHVIIDEDEYKDITEINSKEVYDAIRDGKQPSTSQASPDFFMEEWTNLAKSGEEGIYIAFSSELSGTHNTAVMIRDQVKEEYPELNLIIIDSKCASLGYGLLVKEAARLRKEGDDLLTIEQKIRLMAQHMEHLFTVEDLDYMAKGGRVSKASAFIGGLLNIKPLLHVEDGKLVPIEKHRGRKKVVRRMLDLMEERGDRLSEQHIGINHADDEAIALELKSAIEERFNPKSIDVQMIGSVIGAHVGPGTFSVYFLNKLP, from the coding sequence ATGAGAATATTTGCAGACAGTGCATCTGATTTACCTAAATCATTTTTTGATGAGGAACAAGTAGATTTAATATCACTGCACGTTATCATTGATGAAGATGAATATAAAGACATCACCGAAATTAATTCAAAAGAAGTTTATGATGCAATACGCGACGGAAAACAACCTAGCACATCACAAGCGTCACCTGATTTTTTTATGGAAGAATGGACGAACTTGGCCAAATCTGGTGAAGAAGGAATTTATATCGCTTTCTCATCTGAATTATCGGGAACCCATAATACGGCCGTCATGATTCGTGACCAGGTGAAAGAAGAATATCCCGAATTAAATTTAATTATCATCGATTCGAAATGCGCCTCTCTAGGCTATGGGCTCCTCGTAAAAGAAGCAGCCCGATTACGTAAAGAAGGCGATGATTTATTAACAATTGAACAAAAAATTCGTTTGATGGCCCAACATATGGAACACCTTTTCACCGTTGAAGATTTAGATTATATGGCAAAAGGCGGTCGCGTATCAAAGGCGAGCGCATTTATCGGTGGACTGTTAAATATTAAACCACTTTTACACGTAGAGGACGGTAAGCTTGTGCCCATCGAAAAACACCGTGGTCGAAAGAAAGTCGTGCGAAGAATGTTAGATTTGATGGAAGAGCGCGGCGATCGTTTATCAGAACAACATATCGGCATTAACCATGCAGATGATGAAGCCATTGCATTGGAGTTAAAATCAGCGATTGAAGAACGATTTAATCCAAAAAGCATTGACGTTCAAATGATAGGTTCAGTAATCGGTGCGCATGTTGGTCCAGGAACGTTTTCTGTTTATTTCCTTAACAAACTTCCATAA
- a CDS encoding CoA-disulfide reductase: MKIVVVGAIAGGSTVAAQIRRTLPDASITLIGSDSKIGYGSCGMPFVIGGLIEDKEKIGGPNPERFSETRNIRTLVKHQVTSINRKAKTVEVRNLETDETFQASYDKLILSTGCRSRVPSLKRLDDLPFFTLKSYADMEEIVRYLDTEKPQSCAVVGGGFIGIELVENFIHRGIQTVLILRGNRVMSSMDKEITDVLYDEMKANGVDFYFNDEIERIEGNRLMMKNGVAINTDFLVASIGVIPNTSLAIEAGLTIGVTDGVVVNEYMQTDDPAIYAIGDIAEWQDWVTGKPKRVQLAWHAHRQAFIVSSHLAGRPVKVNPFLGTTITKLFSLTAGMIGLSEQNLRVEGFDFDTVTHEGRTNAGYYPDHGTILIRVHFDRKSRQILGAQAVGTKGVDKRLDILVTAMMGNMTVDDLAALELSYSPPYSSPKDPINMVGYKAKLK; the protein is encoded by the coding sequence ATGAAAATCGTTGTTGTTGGTGCAATTGCCGGAGGATCTACTGTTGCCGCTCAAATTAGAAGAACTTTGCCAGATGCCTCCATTACCCTAATCGGTTCTGACTCAAAGATTGGGTATGGATCTTGTGGGATGCCTTTTGTCATTGGTGGGCTTATCGAGGACAAAGAGAAAATCGGAGGACCCAATCCTGAACGATTTAGCGAAACCCGGAACATTCGTACATTGGTCAAACACCAAGTCACTTCGATAAATCGCAAGGCTAAGACTGTTGAGGTCCGTAATTTAGAAACAGATGAAACGTTTCAAGCGTCTTACGACAAACTTATTTTATCCACAGGTTGTCGTTCTCGCGTTCCTTCATTAAAAAGGTTAGATGATTTACCATTTTTCACACTGAAAAGCTATGCGGATATGGAAGAAATCGTTCGTTATCTCGATACTGAAAAACCGCAATCTTGTGCCGTAGTGGGCGGCGGTTTCATCGGTATCGAACTTGTTGAAAACTTTATTCACCGCGGCATTCAAACTGTGCTCATTTTACGTGGCAATCGTGTCATGAGTTCAATGGATAAAGAAATTACGGACGTTCTATATGATGAAATGAAAGCAAATGGTGTAGATTTTTATTTTAATGATGAAATTGAACGGATTGAAGGCAATCGACTCATGATGAAAAACGGCGTCGCCATCAACACCGACTTCCTCGTTGCGAGTATTGGCGTCATTCCTAATACATCACTGGCTATTGAGGCTGGACTTACGATTGGTGTAACGGATGGCGTTGTTGTGAATGAATACATGCAAACAGATGACCCAGCTATTTATGCCATTGGGGATATTGCTGAATGGCAAGACTGGGTAACCGGGAAACCAAAACGAGTTCAACTTGCATGGCACGCACATAGACAAGCATTTATTGTTTCAAGTCATCTAGCAGGTCGTCCTGTGAAAGTGAATCCTTTTTTGGGCACTACGATTACGAAACTTTTCTCTTTGACGGCCGGGATGATTGGTCTCTCAGAACAAAATCTTCGTGTGGAAGGATTCGATTTTGACACGGTTACACATGAAGGGCGAACGAATGCAGGTTATTATCCAGACCACGGCACAATCTTAATACGGGTTCATTTTGACCGGAAATCAAGACAAATCCTGGGCGCTCAAGCAGTGGGCACAAAAGGGGTAGACAAACGGTTGGATATTCTCGTAACCGCCATGATGGGCAATATGACTGTGGACGACTTAGCCGCACTCGAATTAAGCTATTCCCCGCCCTATTCATCGCCGAAAGACCCAATTAATATGGTTGGGTATAAAGCGAAACTTAAATAA
- a CDS encoding ABC transporter ATP-binding protein, translating to MAKKELLKVEGLKQHFPIKGGMLGRTVNHVKAVDGITFEVYEGETVSIVGESGCGKSTTGRAILRLEDPTEGTVQFDGVDITALTNRQMRKKRKDLQIIFQDPYASINPRQTVSGILTEAMTIQNSVPANKRRERVLELLRIVGLNEQQADRYPHEFSGGQRQRIGIARALAVDPKLIICDEAVSALDVSIQAQVLNLLEELQEEFKLTYLFISHDLGVVRHISDRVIVMYLGKIVEIGERNEIFDSPKHPYTKALLSAIPVPDPTYEKKHIPLKGDVPSPIDPPTGCRFHTRCPFAQDKCKEIEPVLQTHESMETTHQAACHFVEEIEAGELKARDFSIKPVQV from the coding sequence ATGGCAAAAAAAGAGTTGCTCAAAGTTGAGGGGCTAAAACAACATTTTCCCATTAAAGGCGGTATGTTGGGAAGAACTGTCAACCATGTAAAAGCCGTTGATGGGATTACATTTGAAGTATATGAAGGTGAAACGGTAAGTATCGTTGGAGAATCCGGTTGTGGGAAATCGACGACGGGTCGTGCGATTTTGCGATTAGAAGATCCAACTGAAGGAACAGTTCAGTTTGATGGTGTTGATATTACAGCATTGACTAATAGGCAAATGAGAAAGAAAAGAAAAGATTTACAAATTATATTCCAAGATCCGTACGCGTCCATTAACCCGAGACAAACGGTTTCTGGTATTCTAACAGAAGCGATGACCATTCAAAATTCAGTGCCAGCAAATAAGAGAAGAGAACGTGTGTTAGAGTTACTGAGAATCGTTGGATTGAATGAACAGCAAGCTGATCGTTATCCACATGAATTCTCAGGGGGACAACGTCAAAGAATCGGAATTGCAAGGGCGCTTGCGGTCGATCCAAAACTGATTATTTGTGACGAAGCGGTTTCAGCACTGGATGTTTCCATTCAGGCGCAAGTCTTAAACTTATTGGAAGAATTGCAAGAGGAATTTAAATTAACTTATTTATTTATTTCTCATGATTTGGGAGTCGTTCGTCATATTTCAGATCGCGTAATCGTTATGTATTTAGGTAAAATCGTTGAAATCGGTGAGCGAAACGAAATTTTTGATAGTCCTAAACATCCTTATACGAAAGCGTTGCTGTCGGCTATCCCGGTGCCAGATCCAACGTATGAAAAGAAACATATTCCGCTAAAAGGAGATGTACCGTCACCTATCGATCCACCGACGGGATGCCGTTTCCATACGCGTTGTCCATTTGCTCAAGATAAGTGTAAAGAAATTGAACCAGTATTACAGACGCACGAGTCAATGGAGACAACGCATCAAGCGGCTTGTCACTTTGTAGAAGAAATTGAAGCAGGCGAATTAAAAGCAAGAGACTTTTCGATTAAACCTGTGCAAGTATAA
- a CDS encoding ABC transporter ATP-binding protein, producing the protein METDLLKVNNLRTSFQTDEGEVKAVDGVSFSLPKGKTLGIVGESGSGKSITALSILQLLASNGRIQDGEILFKGENLVDYTSEQMRNIRGNSISMIFQEPMTSLNPVFTVGQQISESLIKHQKLSKKQAMDRSVDLLKLVGIPSPEARVKNYPYELSGGMRQRVMIAMALACDPEMLIADEPTTALDVTIQAQILDLIKELQHRLGMSVIFITHDLGVVAETCDFVAVMYAGQVVEYSDVHTLFANPQHPYTIGLLNSLPRHDLEQQKLEPIRGNVPSPRDMPKGCRFAPRCPAATDLCREKLPELVGDEHGNDVRCWLYTDEWDGEAEVNVYGKKRVAQS; encoded by the coding sequence ATGGAAACTGATTTATTAAAAGTTAATAATCTCCGAACGTCTTTCCAAACAGACGAGGGCGAAGTGAAGGCCGTCGATGGCGTAAGTTTCTCGTTGCCAAAAGGAAAGACTTTAGGGATTGTTGGAGAATCAGGCTCTGGAAAAAGTATTACAGCACTTTCAATCTTACAATTACTTGCCTCTAATGGGAGAATTCAAGATGGTGAAATTCTCTTTAAAGGTGAGAACTTAGTAGATTATACAAGTGAACAAATGCGCAATATTCGTGGTAACTCGATTTCAATGATATTTCAAGAACCAATGACATCATTAAATCCAGTCTTTACAGTAGGTCAACAAATTAGTGAATCGCTCATAAAACACCAAAAGTTATCTAAAAAACAAGCAATGGACCGCTCTGTTGATTTATTAAAACTTGTAGGAATTCCTTCTCCGGAAGCCCGAGTGAAAAACTATCCGTATGAACTTTCGGGCGGAATGCGTCAACGTGTTATGATTGCGATGGCATTAGCATGTGATCCTGAAATGTTAATTGCGGATGAGCCGACAACTGCGCTCGATGTAACAATTCAGGCACAAATACTCGATTTGATAAAAGAATTACAGCATCGTTTAGGGATGTCAGTAATCTTTATTACACACGACCTTGGAGTTGTTGCTGAAACATGCGATTTTGTAGCGGTCATGTATGCGGGGCAAGTTGTTGAATACTCAGATGTACATACATTATTTGCTAATCCGCAGCATCCTTATACAATTGGTCTGTTAAATTCATTGCCGAGACATGATTTAGAGCAACAAAAATTAGAACCGATTCGCGGAAACGTTCCAAGTCCGCGCGATATGCCCAAAGGGTGCAGATTTGCTCCGAGATGTCCAGCTGCAACAGACTTATGCAGGGAGAAATTACCTGAGTTAGTAGGAGACGAGCATGGCAATGACGTTCGTTGCTGGTTATATACAGATGAATGGGACGGAGAAGCGGAGGTAAACGTTTATGGCAAAAAAAGAGTTGCTCAAAGTTGA
- a CDS encoding ABC transporter permease — translation MGKYIIRRLLQTIPVLLGVSILVFSLMHLIPGDAAQIMAGEGASETTVENIREKLGLNEPKPVQYYNYVSGAIQGDLGNSIRSGRPVLEEIKGRFWVTAELAIYATILAVFLGLIAGIISAVRHSTWADVSIMIVALFGLSMPNFWLGLVLIQWFAIGADWLPEFMKMRPSGWGDSWRQILLPVICLGTSGAAIIARMTRASMLEVIGQDYIRTARAKGLSERIVTYRHALKNALIPVITVVGLEFGAFLGGAVITETIFAINGMGRLTIDAIRERDFPIVQGTILIISLLFVLVNMLVDISYRMLNKRIDLN, via the coding sequence ATGGGTAAATATATCATAAGAAGACTTTTGCAAACAATTCCAGTTTTATTAGGCGTATCAATATTAGTATTCTCACTCATGCATTTAATTCCTGGAGACGCTGCACAAATTATGGCGGGTGAAGGTGCATCCGAAACTACAGTTGAAAATATACGTGAAAAATTAGGCTTAAATGAACCAAAACCAGTTCAATATTATAATTATGTATCAGGCGCGATCCAGGGAGATTTAGGAAACTCTATTAGGAGTGGAAGACCTGTATTAGAAGAAATTAAAGGTCGATTTTGGGTTACGGCTGAGCTTGCCATATACGCTACAATACTAGCGGTATTTCTTGGATTAATTGCCGGGATTATATCGGCGGTGCGCCATTCGACATGGGCAGACGTCTCAATCATGATTGTTGCATTATTCGGTCTTTCGATGCCGAACTTTTGGTTAGGACTTGTACTCATTCAGTGGTTTGCAATCGGCGCGGATTGGTTGCCTGAATTCATGAAAATGAGACCTTCTGGATGGGGAGATAGTTGGCGCCAAATCTTACTACCTGTGATTTGTTTAGGTACGAGTGGTGCTGCCATTATTGCTAGAATGACTAGAGCATCCATGTTAGAAGTTATTGGACAAGACTATATTCGAACTGCTAGAGCCAAAGGTTTAAGTGAAAGAATCGTAACTTACCGCCACGCTCTAAAAAATGCATTAATTCCGGTAATTACAGTTGTCGGACTTGAATTTGGAGCATTTCTTGGTGGAGCAGTGATTACAGAAACAATCTTTGCGATTAATGGAATGGGGCGTTTAACAATTGACGCAATTAGAGAACGTGATTTCCCAATCGTACAAGGAACAATTTTAATTATTTCCTTGTTATTCGTCTTAGTTAATATGCTTGTAGATATATCTTATCGTATGTTAAATAAGCGAATTGACTTGAACTAA
- the nikC gene encoding nickel transporter permease — translation MTGKTATMIEQSKRTSPRLEAYRAFWKRLLKNKAAVVGGFFILLFVISSIIVTLFGPSIITYDPTKVDVLNKLQSPSKEHWFGTDNFGRDIFTRILYGMPLTLKVGFLSVAMGGIVGVVLGIVSGYYGGKVDTIIMRVMDVLLAFPGILLALAIVSVLGGSLTNVIIAVSIFSVPAFARIVRGSTLSVRKLEYIDAVRALGASDFRIIFKHILPNVMSPIIVQATLRIATAVLTASGLSFLGLGAQPPEPEWGAMLNDGRTYMKSAPHIILFPGMMIVIVVLAFNIFGDGLRDALDPKMKK, via the coding sequence ATGACAGGAAAAACAGCTACGATGATAGAGCAATCAAAAAGAACAAGTCCTAGATTAGAGGCATATAGAGCTTTTTGGAAAAGACTACTCAAAAATAAAGCAGCAGTAGTAGGTGGGTTTTTTATTCTACTATTTGTTATCTCTTCGATAATTGTTACGTTATTTGGTCCTTCTATCATTACGTATGACCCTACTAAAGTAGATGTGTTAAATAAGTTACAATCACCTTCCAAGGAGCATTGGTTTGGAACGGATAATTTCGGAAGGGACATTTTCACAAGAATTCTCTATGGAATGCCACTTACTTTAAAGGTAGGTTTTCTTTCTGTAGCAATGGGTGGAATTGTTGGTGTTGTCTTAGGGATTGTATCCGGTTACTATGGCGGAAAAGTAGATACGATTATTATGAGGGTGATGGATGTATTGTTAGCTTTCCCAGGAATCTTACTTGCACTTGCAATTGTAAGCGTATTAGGTGGAAGCTTAACGAACGTAATTATTGCCGTCAGTATTTTCTCAGTACCTGCATTTGCCAGAATCGTCAGGGGTTCAACTTTGTCTGTCAGAAAACTTGAGTATATTGATGCTGTGAGAGCACTTGGTGCATCAGATTTTCGAATTATTTTTAAGCATATCTTACCAAACGTAATGTCGCCGATTATTGTTCAGGCTACATTGCGAATTGCAACTGCAGTCCTTACTGCGAGTGGCCTATCATTCTTAGGGCTTGGTGCTCAACCACCAGAACCAGAATGGGGTGCGATGTTAAATGATGGACGGACTTATATGAAGAGTGCGCCACATATTATTCTATTTCCAGGAATGATGATCGTTATTGTCGTACTAGCATTTAACATTTTCGGAGACGGATTAAGAGATGCACTAGATCCGAAAATGAAGAAATAA